The following DNA comes from Qingshengfaniella alkalisoli.
AGGCTGATCATCGCCGCATTCCCAAATGCCTCGCGTGATCTGCGCGATCCGCTCGAACTGTCCGGCAAGCGGCGTCGTCTTCCGCCAGATCATCCCGATTGTTCGCTTGGGACGCGGCGGCGGCAGACGCGCAACCGAGACGCAGGCAGAACGCGTTTCCACCGGCACCGCCATTTCAGGGATCAGCGTGACGCCAATGCCCGCGCTGACCATCTGAACCAGCGTGGACAGCGAGCTGCCCTCCATCAGATCGCGCGGCAAGCTGGAAGAAAGCTGGCAGAACGACAACGCCTGATCGCGAAAGCAATGGCCCTCTTCCAGCAAAAGCAGGCGCATTTCGCGCAGGGTCTCCGGGTTCGGGATCGGGTCGTCCGCATCGGCTTGCGAGCGCACCAGCATGAATTCCTCATCGAACAACGGTTCCTCATGCAGCGTCACCTCCGACACGGGCAAGGCGACAATGGCCAGATCCAACCGCCCTTCACGCAGATCCTCGATCAGCGTCCGGGTCACCGCCTCACGCGGGCGGGGATCGAGATTGGCATAACGATCGGTCAGTTCCCGGATCAGCCGCGGTAGCAGATAAGGCGCGGCGGTCGGAATGACCCCGATGCGCAACCGCCCCGCCAATGGCTCATGCGAGGCGCGCACCAAATCGTCCAACTCGTCCACCGCCCCAAGAATATCGCGCGCGCGTTCGGCCAATGCCTCCCCCAAGGGGCTGAGCCCCACCTTGCGCGGACCCCGTTCGATCAACGGTGCACCCAACAAGGCTTCCAGCTCTTTCATCTGAACGGACAAGGCCGGCTGTGAAATTGCGCAGGCTTCCGCCGCA
Coding sequences within:
- a CDS encoding hydrogen peroxide-inducible genes activator, which gives rise to MKGLTLKHLRYFEALSRHRHFGHAAEACAISQPALSVQMKELEALLGAPLIERGPRKVGLSPLGEALAERARDILGAVDELDDLVRASHEPLAGRLRIGVIPTAAPYLLPRLIRELTDRYANLDPRPREAVTRTLIEDLREGRLDLAIVALPVSEVTLHEEPLFDEEFMLVRSQADADDPIPNPETLREMRLLLLEEGHCFRDQALSFCQLSSSLPRDLMEGSSLSTLVQMVSAGIGVTLIPEMAVPVETRSACVSVARLPPPRPKRTIGMIWRKTTPLAGQFERIAQITRGIWECGDDQPAAQSPDSGAANILSPNGTT